TATGGAACTGGTCGAAAGACCCACTTGCATACCAGAATCACAGATACAGTACACTTACACCCCACAACAGAGCTACAACAATGACAGGCAACAACCCTGCAACAATCAGTACAGGTCAGAACAAATCCAATATGCCCATGCATAATGGACCTGCCAGAAAGTCTCCCAATCAAATTACCTCaaatagtaatagtaatagtaaaaaagacctcattcatctttaccaaaatacaaggaataaaaacAAAGCAAAAGTGTAAGTACCATTCATAAATGTCCTCACCAAGTCAAATACAGTATTTAGAATTTTCACATGAACCCATGTAAAGGAattcttggacagtgagatctggataacagaatataatctatatatgtgATATGGAAAAAGGTCACATGTAGGAGTAGGTTTGTATATTAGAGAAGTCCTTGTATGCTCGAAGCTCCTTgactacaaatgaggtggtagcagTACTAGATACAAATTTTCTGTGTATCTAAACTTAATAAAGTTTAATAACTTAATAACTTACTTTCAATAAACATAATTAGTCTTATATACAAACCACCAGATGCAATGGCCAAGGAATTCACAAAAAAAATAGAATAGCCTCGATAATCTGGCAAACACAATACCCGATATCTTCCTaggcgacttcaacttgcctagtctaagatggagaatcacaaacaataataatattcAAGGAAATCTATCTGGACAAAactaaccacagattagagaactacttaaattctgtgacaaattcactCAAGCAGCAGATAAAGTCAACAAGGTACGCAAGTCAAATGAAGACAATTtgggacattacaatctcaggatACCACATActgagatcacaagctcattgacatGCAATCATCACTACTCATAATAGGCATAAAACAATGATCAAGCAGcaggggttattcaataaattcaatttcaattcaaaggATAGACTAggaaaaataaacagggaacttacattcAATGGAACTGTTCTAATAAAAATCCCACTCAAGAAATAAAaccgacttctgaagcatatgaagcctgtctgaaacatgttcctttgcagAAAACCAGAAAGAGGACCAACATAAAAAGAGAACGCAGACAGCACTACAAAGGAAGGAAAAAAATGCTTTAACCAGGCACAAATATCCCTACAAAGAAGGaaaaatttaaacagggagattgaagaaattgagCAGAGACTGAAGCAGTCATATCATATTGAAGAAATGCAATTAGAACCGAAAAGCATacgagaaaaagaaaaagccaaaatatttcttcacataaatCAAAAGCAACAACCACTCGGAGTTGGACCTATTCTTAAAAGAGAAAATTCATACGCAGAGGATGACAAATGAGTGAAATCAAAAACAAAAAGTATGAGGACACGTTTAGCACCCTAATAAACTGCGTGAAAGTAGAAAATCCAGACATCTTCTATAtgcatgatatccaaacccctgaaaATATAAccgatatatcttgaggttatctcgagatgatttcagggcttagcgtccccgcggcccggtcttcaaccagacctcctttttgttacaccccccttcccccaggaagcagcctgttgcAGCtgtcttactgctaggtaacaggggcttcagAGCAAAAGAaacgttttgcccatttgtctcagactccaccggggatcaaacctggaacctcaagactacgaatccaaagtgctgtccatccagctgttaAGCGTTtatatcaacacaaacactgcagATTTTGAAAGATAAATTGACCTGGGGCCCATGCACTTGGCCTTGGGTCCAGATTCTTGGAATTCAATACAGTACTTATAAAGAAACGCAAAGtggtggtagcacaggcactcgagtatagtgtggaggaagagctacgACAAGAGATACCAGATACGCTTAAATTAGTTGATaaagctcctctacacaaggaagggagcaaagcattggctaagaattatagaccagttgcactaatgtttcacataaaagtatttgagtgaTCGAATCAGGTCTCCAGTTTCAtgaagaccaatgacctccacaacccaggactACATGGATTTAGTGCAGGAAgatgggaagatcatgcctctcacagtacTCTACTACTACAGCAAAATCACCGAGGcactagaagaaaaacagaatgccaatgtggtatacacggactttgcaagTCATTTGATATGACtatagtgatagcacacaaaatgaggtcaatgggaataacaggtaaagtaggaTGGTGGATATTAAAATTTTTGTCTAGTATCAAATAATACatgaaaaatactggagggccaggtcccaaatccacACGGTACATTAATTAACATACTGAAGTGAACAAAATTGAAGGAAATACAGAAAAGGAGCAGTTGCCAAAACAATCAGAACACTATAAAcaccagaggtccacagttgttcagcaTCCTCCCAACAAGCATAAAAAATATGGCCTGAACAAATGTAGACATCAAGAAAAAATggacagttttcttcaagaaatgGTGAACAACTGGGCTGCAGTGAatacgtgggcctgcaggccacttGAGCAACAGTTTCTTAGACCAAGCTCTAAGTTAAGCCTGGCCCTgaaccaggcttggggagtagaacaactccccaaGGTACAACCAGGTCTGCACTACTTTTGCATTTTGTATCAACATAACCATTCTGGCTCTTTTCTCCATATATGAATATTTTTAAAAAGCATTTGATAAACTTTCCAAACACACACATCCATAAATACTAACCATTCAAAATTGGCCAACCCCACTTTCCAACACTTTCTCTATATTCATTCCTAGTCAGGATTCATATCCAACAACTATCCAATATGCTACCATCTGATAGCTCCCAATTATTCAATTTATTCCAAAATGCTTCTCTCATATTTTCCTCGTACACTTCCTTTGTTTTGCCAGCTTCCCTCCACCCCAAACTAGATACAGGCTAGTGGCAACCCAACCCCAGAAGTATTTCAGGAGGGACAGTTCAGGATTATTTGCTGTCCAGCTAAACACTTCATGATTCTCTGGAAACCAGAGAATTGGCACACATACAAAAAACAGAAAGGGGTGGGCTTACATTCTAACCTGAACATCCATCATACATACACATTTTTAACAACCATCACAGAGCTGACAGATACCCATTTCCTACATAGGAACTTTCTGAGCATTTAACAGAACCTTGCCAACTCCATAAATGCCAGATACATCTTGCAATGTTTCTTCTTTATAAATGATATAAAGTTAATGCTACACTGCCGTATTATGAGCTTAATTTTATGATCATAATGGTTTGTTTCAAATTAACATGGACAAGAACAAAAATACAACTACCTTAGCTATACTGCCTACCCACAATAAGATAATTATGATGCAACATTCAAGATATGACAAGAAAAAAGTTATTAAACTATATTGCTCAAGTTCAATAGCATCTATACTTTTCTTACTCTAACTAAAGCATTATCAAGTTTCAATACAATGAGGCGAGATACTTAATTTGAGAAATTCCATGCCCAGACTAAACGGTACCAGTAACATGCATACAAGGCATAACTCACCTGAATCTCCTATGCACGATTTTGAGATGGCGCATACGCCCAGTGCCAGTGGTCTTCCTGCGAATAGCCTTGACAGACCAGTTATCTGAGGATAGCAAataaaaatatttgtttaatttccATTTGTTGTAAGAATCCATGTACTGTAATGTTTTGCAGTATAGTTATATGCAAACTACACAGCCTACCATATCATAAGAGCAGAGTTATTTGTGATGGTTatttgtgaagagcagaggtgccataggcacaatcagagaacactgtataaacatcagaggtccgcggttgttcaacgtcctcccagcaagcataagaaatattgccggaacaaccgtggacattttcaagaggaaactagatttattcctccaaggagtgccggaccaaccgggctgtggtgggtatgtgggcctgcgggccgctccaagcaacagcctggtggaccactctcacaagtcaagcctggcctcgggccgggcttggggagtagaagaactcccagaaccccatcaaccaggtatcagtatcaaccaggtataatcTTGCCAGAGCTTTTAAGTTTGTCAGACACTGCTTAACACTTAAATTCATGTGTTCTACACATATCTTCCTCTTCAGATGTTCTACTAGTTATTTTCTGGCAACTTTGCATGCGATGCATGTTAACAGGGACCAACCCATGTTTAAACTTTTCATTACTTTACTATTATTGGAAAGACCAAGGTTTATAGTTTAAATATTTATTAACTGATGTTTCCTAAAacaaaaatcaagaatatttaccaattaaaaaaaaaatacatccaatTAAAATAACCATTTTCAAAATTTCTATGAACTCTTAAGACCAGATTTATGTAGTGAAATGAtcattaatattatataaaaatctaAGAGAAAGAAAAATCTAAAATTGGTATTTTgacatttctttataaaaatcCTTAACAATATTTCTTACAGTATGTAACTGTTGTATATATTATCCAATGACTTATGACAATTTTGCAACTTTTAAAACTACTGGAGGTTACCATAATGAAAACCTTCCTTGTTCCAATACAtgcatataataataaaaatagcaTAAACTAATGACTCATTTCATGTTTGACTTTAAGCCTACTATAGGGATCCTAAGCCTCAGAAATTTGAGGAAAACAAAatagtacagtatactgtaacaTAACCATGGCAGCAAGATTGAAAAAAATTTGCCCATTTTCCAAGACGATATTAAAAATACCAACTTACAGCGTCTGGTCTTCTTGCTTGGGTATCCACATTGGGCACATCTTTTCTTCTGAATATGGTATGAAGACCGACCACAACGACGGCACAGTGTGTGCGTCTTGTTGTGCCGCTTTCCGAAGGATGAGGTACCCTTTGTCTGCGAATTAAATTACGGTTAAAATAAACTTATGGATAAAGTGGCTTAAGTGATGTatatttatgatgttcgttgaggTGCTAAATAGTTTGAAGAGACAGGATGCCAACACAAGAATAAAGAGACTCAAAGCCAAGTAATGACCTAGGTATTGGATTCACCAAGGATCCTATTGAGGGGACAAGCGACTTTGAGGAACATTAGGAAAGCAAAACAATCCAGAAAATGGGGACATACCACGAGAAAAACGAGTAAGTGGGACATTGTAATTCTGACAAAAAGGAGCAGGATGACATTCCATTAAGTGCCCTTAAGTTAAGCAATTGTGACCAAGTATGAGTATGCACTAATGTAGTCAGTGCAGTTTCCCCATCATTTATTACAGAGAAAGGAGTACAGACAAGGGGGAAGGGGAACATACATTTCTTACTTGTAATGCCAGCCTAATGATCCTGCCACTTGTCTGATTACAGAATGAATGACTTGGTAGAAATTCCAATACGGATTACCTTCCCTGGAAATATTGCAAGTACAAATAGCCTCCTTAGTAGCATTGTCTGCAAGTTCATTCAAGATTAACTGCAATATGGCTGGAAACCCAGCAAAATTCAACTGTCATATCTGCTAGATAAGAGCTCGGTATGCGAGTCAAATCATGACACTGAAAACGCAACTGGTAGAGATCATACAAGACTGCATAAAATTCTGCCATGAAGTTGCTAGCCTCTACCTCCctctaagggagccggtcggccgagtggacagcatgctggactagtgatcctgtggtcccgggttcaaccccaggcgccggcaagaaacaatgggcagtttctttcaccctatgcccctgttacctagcagtaaaataggtacctgggtgttagtcagccgtcacgggctgcttcctagggggtggaagcctggtcgaggaccaggccgcggggacactaaagccccaaaatcatctcaagataacctctagaggCAGGTGGCTCAAACAGGTATGATCACGTAAAACAATGGAATAGCCAACACCGATGGCAGACAAACTTATCTGTGAATAGTGCAATGGAGTGCAAGTGAGAAATGTTCGAGGAGTTTCATAACAGTTGGAAGGGTAGGAGCCTTAACTATGTGGGTCAGGATCTTGAAAAATTTCACTAGTATGGCCCTCCATGGGAACAAAGGTAGAAACAAAGGGAGACATTGCAAATGTGGCCCCAAAGAGAATCTGCAAACAAGCCATCCCCCTGGCAGGAAAAGGAAGTTGGCAAGAGGGAACATCTATTCTGAGGGGCAGTGGTCAAAGCATAATAAAAGCAGAATTGCTGTAATGGCCACGAAGTAGCAAAGGAAGTAATGATCGCGACGATCCTGTAGACAGGATGCAGGTTTCAACAAGTTCTGGGTGGGAGACAAACAACAAGCATCAGAGCTCCATATTCAAGTAATGGCCTCTCACAGCCAGTGTATGCAATTTCAAATTTAATAAAAATCTGATGAAAGCTAGTGAACTTGAATTGAAAACCTAAAAGTTCATGTTGAGATTAAAATTTTCCTGCCAAAAATCCAGCATCACACATCCCCAGCAATATCCATTTTAGTTATataattttgaaaacattttccaGTTTCTTGTATTTGATTCAATTGTTTTATGCTTGCAtagacaaaaaatacaaaatatacaAGTTGGCAACACACCTTTAGTAAAAGATGTTATTGACAAAAATTAAAATACTTGGTAGTTAATAGCTTTCCTCAAAATAAagctcaaaatatagctaaaaatCTAGGCTTTAAAATGGTAAtataaaaaatggcaaaataaaaAATTACTCTAAACTGATTCAGggtttttaacactttcgctcaccccgcgcgccacccctcgacagggcgatatgggccccagcgtgtcacggaagcgcgcgttaattccgaaaagtgtatactctcttcaactttgtcacctcaattctccttctacgagaataaatttggtatcattgtgttcgcaataaaattctctacagcactaaatgcatataaactccaaaagcccggctaattacccgcagcaaacagagaaagtgcgaacgagttacccgggagcgcgcaaacgggataaaatgttttcactattttcactctggtcacctcaatttttgtcctaggtctttcattttggtctcaatgggttcgtaataaaattctctagaggaacattagcatataaaaaaaaacacctggtcacgctccaaccgccgacgagttgaagacgggccacgcgttagccgtgagtgagcgctcagaggccttcctactacactcccaattcccacccttttcaagcctttctttcgcaattttcttcctggaagggccttgttcatgattactatccatcgtggagtaagcgtagatagtttctaaagccgcagtaagaaatatagccacggaaaatagccgaaatgttcacacgtttgagatgcgaggggagacgacattggtcacaacagtggagcaaagacaatgggcccacggcgtgtgccaagccgcctgagggccacgaggctcaacaaaggaaatgggaagacatcggcgcacattttaaaaccagtccccaaaaaatcggatacaaacctgatttttggcgaatttttaaagtggatgacgcaatgctgcgtcatccccggcattaccgccagtaaacggatgacgcaatgctgcgtcatccccgagcgaaagtgttaagctgCTTTTCCAAGCTCTATGTACTTTAATAAAAACCATGATTGATTTCCAATTCCTAGGATTAGCAGTTTTCCTTTAGTAATGGGAACTGAACTGCTTAATCTAAATATGCCTAACAAGTCAAGTAAGAAGCATTGCTAATGCTTCTAGTTATGAATTCCAGGACAGTATCCTCTGACTCATTATATACATTTTGCATTTGATCCCTCATAATCATAACCAAATTATTTTTACATTCAGATTTGGCAATATCAGCATTATCCAGCTAATATCTATTAACTATTATATCCATAGATGAAAGACCACTTGGTCAACCTAAATGGAGTAAAGTCAAAGTGGATGGACAGCGGAATAATGCCACATTCTACTAGATCCACCGTATGACAAAACTTGCATAAAACATgcaagcaacacactgacagggtgtGCAGTAAATATAAATGAAGACAACTTTCAAGGCATAAAAAAGGAAAATGGCAAATGTAGATAAACAACAAGAAAGCAAATTCTGTAATGTAAGGAAACTAATTCTGTATGCATCAAGTCAGTCATGGGTAGACCAAATTGAAAGACTTTGGCATCATGGTTTGCAGCAGCCCCATGCCCATACAGTAATGCATCAAAGCATTGATAAAGCAAACAGTACATGGATTAGAGCAAGATTAACCATAGGAACTTTATCATCCTATACCTATATCTAGGGTCACCATACCATGGAATGATCACACTGGGAAAACACACATGAAGGATGACAAGGATAATACCGGGTATCTGAGCTCTTTCCTTTCACTTTCTGTATTTGCTGGGGATGCAGGATGCAGCATATGAGACTAAGATTTGTACGTAGGTCATTGGGGTATAAACAGGATTCTCAAACTTAAAAGTTGTTCAGGACTCAAACTAATGGGTACAAACTGGAGAAATGTTTTAGGGAACATAATGCAATGGTTTGGGAATTGGGTTGAAGAATGCAATGAGCTGCCTGCTTGTATTAAGATGTTAACAAATTAAGTATACTATACAGGTAAGACAGCAGATATAAAACAGAACATGCTAAGTATGGGTTAAAAGGCCTGCTAGTGCGCTCCCTAGTTCTTAGGAATATTTATACTGTACTTTAAATCACTCTTTATCCTTTGACTTCTAGAGAAATATAAATTAAGCTTACTTCAGAGCAGAAAAACTCAAGGCAGTCAAGTCATATGTGTTAATTTAATGTTAATCTTGTTTGTTAAAACCCTATAAATTATTAACCCATTAATGCTTTTGGCCCCCTTACCAATTTTGAGTGCTACCAGTGTCTTGGGCTAAGCACAAATTTGCTTAGCTATGTTTTACTTCCAACATACTGCAAAGTTACTATGCATGGTAAGTgggtactgctagaatccactcagtaaaacatctaaactattgggaccgactaaagagcctaaatctgtactcccttgagcgcaggcgggagagatacataataatttactcgtggaaaatattagaggggctggtgccaaacctgcacacagaaataacatcacatgagaccagaagacatggcaggaatgtgcagaatacccccattgaaaagcagaggtgcaacaggtactcagaactatcaacatcagaggcccgagactgttcaacacgcttccactacacataaggagcataactggccgacccctcacagtgttcaagagagaactggataagcacctccaaaggatacctgat
This DNA window, taken from Procambarus clarkii isolate CNS0578487 chromosome 40, FALCON_Pclarkii_2.0, whole genome shotgun sequence, encodes the following:
- the RpL37a gene encoding large ribosomal subunit protein eL37A isoform X1, encoding MTKGTSSFGKRHNKTHTLCRRCGRSSYHIQKKRCAQCGYPSKKTRRYNWSVKAIRRKTTGTGRMRHLKIVHRRFRNGFREGTKAQPKKAAAQ